Proteins from a single region of Haloplanus sp. GDY1:
- a CDS encoding exonuclease RecJ, translating into MSTAPATVEDADAGELAAAVREAPFVGVVAAADGDSLAASGVLARALGERSTPFQVRVDPVPDPLPGDGDDLVVGLGVGGGDLSLAGDDRPVSVGAAAAARELGVDPDPVLALAGVAAAGRPVGDAASLLESAERRTAVERRPGVAIPTPDPADGLAHSTLVSASPSGDPEAAEATLADLGVSAEPSDEERRRLASWLAVEASASSARAAEAVERALHPYATPDGRFATVGGFGDALDAAARERPGSGVALAIRDGDAARVATLDAWRAHGRAVHGALADATTGRYDGVFVARVEEGNPGRLGTVARLCRDFRSPEPVALAVGDDAAAAASTADAALDRAMAEAVRAVDADGRSVGGSRRATARFGGAVEVSRLITAFREALE; encoded by the coding sequence ATGTCCACCGCGCCCGCCACCGTCGAGGACGCCGACGCCGGCGAACTCGCCGCCGCGGTCCGCGAGGCCCCCTTCGTCGGGGTCGTCGCGGCCGCGGACGGCGATTCGCTGGCCGCCAGCGGCGTCCTCGCGCGGGCGCTCGGGGAGCGATCCACCCCGTTCCAGGTGCGCGTCGATCCGGTGCCCGACCCGCTGCCGGGCGACGGCGACGACCTCGTCGTCGGCCTCGGCGTGGGCGGGGGTGACCTCTCACTCGCCGGCGACGACCGGCCGGTGAGCGTCGGGGCCGCGGCGGCGGCGCGCGAACTCGGCGTCGACCCCGATCCGGTTCTGGCGCTCGCCGGCGTCGCCGCCGCGGGCCGCCCCGTCGGCGACGCGGCGTCGCTGCTGGAATCCGCGGAGCGACGAACCGCGGTCGAGCGCCGACCGGGTGTGGCGATTCCGACGCCCGATCCGGCGGACGGGCTCGCACACTCGACGCTGGTCTCGGCGTCGCCGTCCGGAGATCCCGAAGCGGCCGAGGCGACGCTCGCGGACCTGGGCGTGTCGGCGGAGCCGAGCGACGAGGAGCGTCGCCGCCTCGCCTCGTGGCTGGCGGTCGAGGCGTCGGCGTCGTCGGCGCGGGCCGCCGAGGCGGTCGAGCGGGCGCTCCACCCGTACGCGACCCCCGACGGTCGGTTCGCGACGGTCGGCGGCTTCGGCGACGCCCTCGACGCGGCCGCGCGCGAGCGGCCGGGGTCGGGCGTCGCCCTCGCCATCCGCGACGGCGACGCGGCGCGGGTGGCGACCCTCGACGCCTGGCGGGCCCACGGTCGTGCGGTCCACGGAGCGCTCGCGGACGCGACGACGGGCCGATACGACGGCGTCTTCGTCGCCCGCGTCGAGGAGGGTAATCCGGGACGACTCGGGACGGTCGCTCGACTCTGTCGGGACTTTCGATCGCCGGAACCCGTCGCCCTGGCCGTCGGAGACGACGCGGCCGCGGCGGCGAGTACGGCGGACGCCGCCCTGGACCGGGCGATGGCCGAGGCGGTGCGAGCGGTCGACGCGGACGGACGCAGCGTCGGTGGCTCCCGGCGGGCGACGGCGCGGTTCGGCGGTGCGGTCGAAGTATCGCGGTTGATCACGGCGTTCAGGGAGGCGCTGGAATGA
- a CDS encoding KEOPS complex subunit Pcc1, translating to MRRACVETTHDDASTVAAALRPDNTPSMSTSVADDVVRTVVERETAGGLQSTVDDYVVNLTVAETVARTAREHGHNHE from the coding sequence ATGAGACGCGCCTGCGTGGAGACGACCCACGACGACGCCTCGACGGTGGCGGCCGCACTCCGGCCGGACAACACGCCGTCGATGTCGACGAGCGTGGCGGACGACGTCGTCCGCACGGTCGTCGAGCGCGAGACTGCGGGCGGTCTGCAGTCGACCGTGGACGACTACGTGGTGAACCTGACGGTCGCGGAGACCGTCGCACGAACGGCACGCGAACACGGACACAACCATGAGTGA
- a CDS encoding 30S ribosomal protein S3ae codes for MSERSVSKQKRGKRWYTIFAPEQYDRAELGQTVADEPEKIIGRTIETTLGELNDDAGANNTKLTFKITDVGSDSAYTEFVKHELTRDYLRSLVRRGASKIDATVTVLTTDDYRVRVQPVAFTTKKADRSQEQAIRRVMIDLVEEAAAERDFESFVESCVEGRLSSAIYGEAKTIYPLRRVEVQKLTLEARPEEVAAEEEAAVDVDEEDVAVDED; via the coding sequence ATGAGTGAACGCTCAGTATCCAAGCAGAAACGCGGCAAGCGCTGGTACACCATCTTCGCCCCGGAGCAGTACGACCGGGCGGAACTCGGCCAGACGGTTGCCGACGAACCGGAGAAGATCATCGGACGAACCATCGAGACGACCCTCGGCGAACTCAACGACGACGCCGGGGCGAACAACACCAAGCTCACGTTCAAGATCACGGACGTGGGGTCGGACTCCGCCTACACGGAGTTCGTGAAGCACGAACTCACGCGGGATTACCTGCGGAGCCTCGTGCGCCGCGGCGCCTCGAAGATCGACGCGACCGTGACGGTCCTGACGACGGACGACTACCGCGTTCGCGTCCAGCCCGTCGCGTTCACGACGAAGAAGGCCGACCGCAGCCAGGAGCAGGCCATCCGGCGGGTCATGATCGACCTCGTCGAGGAGGCGGCGGCCGAGCGCGACTTCGAGTCCTTCGTCGAGAGCTGTGTCGAGGGGCGCCTCTCCTCGGCCATCTACGGCGAGGCCAAGACCATCTACCCGCTTCGCCGGGTCGAGGTCCAGAAGCTCACCCTCGAAGCGCGACCCGAGGAGGTCGCCGCGGAAGAGGAGGCGGCGGTCGACGTCGACGAGGAAGACGTCGCCGTCGACGAGGACTGA
- a CDS encoding ATP-binding protein produces MDGPTDQIAGAVFRALTRRGHAEVERAALDAYAAVDEAEATDRERLSRTVFAELLTALDRHLDSDEQVDVLTAAVEDLVEQFSTVIDAAPVAICAVDGAGRIQLWNPAAERTFGLERSAALGQSFGVTWADDTDTADFDTFLDRLDDGERIVGEDARHRRPDGSLVDTRVWAAPLHDGDPGAAFVVLDVTARRGRQQRLAVLNRVLRHNVRNDVNVVRGHVDRLADHVSDDDEARRSLRVARRRLDAIVDLSDTARRIERVADADRAETVRMDLPEVVADRVDRLRRAHPACVVRTSLPDGAAVRAHELLPQALDNVLENAVEHADSATPRVTVDLSTGGGDRVTLRVADDGPGLPPVERRVLETGVETQLTHSTGLGLWLTNWIVRVSSGRIDVETGDEGTTVVLELPAA; encoded by the coding sequence ATGGATGGGCCGACGGATCAGATCGCCGGCGCGGTGTTTCGGGCGCTGACTCGCCGTGGCCACGCCGAGGTGGAGCGGGCGGCCCTCGACGCCTACGCGGCCGTCGACGAGGCCGAAGCGACGGACCGGGAACGCCTCTCCCGGACGGTGTTCGCGGAGTTGCTGACCGCGCTCGACCGCCACCTCGACAGCGACGAGCAGGTGGACGTGCTCACGGCAGCCGTCGAGGACCTCGTCGAGCAGTTCTCGACGGTCATCGACGCGGCGCCCGTGGCCATCTGTGCCGTCGACGGCGCGGGGCGGATCCAGCTCTGGAACCCCGCCGCCGAGCGCACCTTCGGCCTGGAGCGGTCGGCGGCCCTCGGCCAGTCGTTCGGCGTCACCTGGGCCGACGACACGGACACCGCGGACTTCGACACCTTCCTCGACCGACTCGACGACGGCGAGCGGATCGTCGGCGAGGACGCCCGTCACCGCCGCCCCGACGGCTCGCTCGTCGACACCCGGGTGTGGGCCGCGCCGCTCCACGACGGCGACCCCGGCGCGGCGTTCGTCGTTCTCGACGTGACGGCCCGGCGCGGCCGCCAGCAGCGTCTCGCGGTCCTCAATCGGGTCTTGCGTCACAACGTCCGGAACGACGTGAACGTCGTCCGGGGTCACGTCGACCGGCTGGCGGACCACGTGTCCGACGACGACGAGGCACGGCGGAGCCTGCGGGTCGCCCGCCGGCGACTCGACGCCATCGTCGACCTGAGCGACACGGCCCGGCGGATCGAGCGGGTGGCCGACGCCGACCGGGCGGAGACGGTTCGGATGGACCTGCCCGAGGTGGTGGCCGACCGGGTCGACCGACTGCGGCGGGCGCATCCGGCGTGTGTGGTGCGGACGTCGCTCCCCGACGGCGCCGCCGTTCGCGCCCACGAACTCCTCCCGCAGGCCCTCGACAACGTCCTCGAGAACGCCGTCGAACACGCCGACTCGGCGACGCCTCGCGTAACGGTCGACCTCTCGACCGGCGGCGGGGACCGGGTCACCCTCCGAGTCGCGGACGACGGTCCCGGACTCCCGCCGGTCGAGCGACGCGTCCTCGAAACCGGCGTGGAGACACAACTCACCCACAGCACCGGGCTGGGGCTGTGGCTCACGAACTGGATCGTTCGGGTGTCGAGCGGCCGGATCGACGTCGAGACCGGGGACGAGGGCACGACCGTCGTCCTCGAACTGCCCGCTGCGTGA
- a CDS encoding cupredoxin domain-containing protein, giving the protein MRRRRLLATLGSGLAAVGAGCTALGTVGGGVDGDVGMTAEAFEPARITVAPGEEVVWYNNSVRAHSVTAYDEGIPEGAEYFATGGYDSAEAAREAWDGMHGAITNGQTYRHTFEVPGRYNYFCIPHERAGMVGTVVVEE; this is encoded by the coding sequence ATGCGCAGACGCCGGCTTCTCGCCACGCTCGGGTCGGGACTCGCCGCGGTCGGAGCCGGGTGTACCGCCCTCGGCACGGTCGGCGGGGGCGTCGACGGCGACGTGGGGATGACCGCGGAGGCGTTCGAACCGGCCCGCATCACGGTCGCGCCGGGCGAGGAGGTCGTCTGGTACAACAACAGCGTCCGCGCCCACTCCGTCACCGCCTACGACGAGGGCATCCCCGAGGGGGCGGAGTATTTCGCCACCGGCGGGTACGACTCCGCGGAGGCCGCCCGCGAGGCGTGGGACGGCATGCACGGCGCCATCACGAACGGTCAGACCTACCGCCACACCTTCGAGGTGCCCGGCCGGTACAACTACTTCTGCATCCCCCACGAGCGGGCGGGGATGGTGGGGACCGTCGTCGTCGAGGAGTGA
- a CDS encoding protein sorting system archaetidylserine synthase (This PssA-like phosphatidyltransferase, along with a PssD-like decarboxylase, is required in Haloarchaea for the archaeosortase ArtA to replace the PGF-CTERM sorting signal with a C-terminal lipid anchor.), with product MQPRFVGRLGLADAVTVGNAMLGFLAAFVATGNAPLAARIVLLAAVADGLDGVIARKRGGTPAGPYLDSLADVASFGVAPAMLIASRAADAWTLADRPLLYALGLLLPAVYVAMAVTRLGLYTAYDSDASETKGAPSTLAATILSAGVLAGFVGPALLVALSGLLAVLMVTQITYPDLHPQDALVMGLVQALAILLRGRPGEVFAFALLFLSLAYLALGPRFYWTG from the coding sequence ATGCAACCGCGGTTCGTCGGGCGTCTGGGGCTGGCCGACGCGGTGACGGTCGGCAACGCGATGCTCGGCTTCCTGGCCGCGTTCGTCGCGACTGGGAACGCTCCGCTCGCCGCCCGGATCGTCCTCCTGGCGGCCGTCGCGGACGGCCTCGACGGCGTCATCGCCCGCAAGCGCGGGGGAACGCCCGCCGGTCCGTACCTCGATTCGCTCGCAGACGTTGCCTCCTTCGGCGTCGCGCCCGCCATGCTCATCGCGTCGCGGGCGGCCGACGCGTGGACGCTCGCCGACCGGCCGCTCCTCTACGCCCTCGGCCTCCTCCTCCCGGCCGTCTACGTCGCGATGGCGGTGACCCGCCTCGGTCTCTACACCGCCTACGACAGCGACGCCTCGGAGACGAAGGGGGCGCCCTCGACGCTCGCGGCGACGATCCTCTCGGCGGGCGTCCTCGCGGGCTTCGTCGGCCCCGCCCTCTTGGTCGCGCTCTCCGGGCTCCTCGCGGTGCTCATGGTGACACAAATCACGTATCCGGACCTCCACCCGCAGGACGCCCTCGTCATGGGACTCGTGCAGGCCCTCGCCATCCTCCTCCGGGGACGTCCCGGCGAGGTGTTCGCGTTCGCGCTCCTCTTTCTCTCGCTCGCGTACCTCGCGCTCGGTCCGCGGTTCTACTGGACCGGATAG
- a CDS encoding GNAT family N-acetyltransferase, whose translation MVSLREAVAADADEMARIQSASLRRNAREHYTEAQLAHLAPAEPDTAVLDAEFAGESTRPIVAEADGTIVGWGSVHLDENVLAATFVDPDYAGRGIGRAIVDELEAIARREGVERLRVPASLNAVGFYEALGFERRREIDASGPDAPEIPAIELTKEL comes from the coding sequence ATGGTCTCTCTTCGGGAGGCGGTGGCGGCGGACGCCGACGAGATGGCCCGCATCCAGTCGGCGTCGCTCCGGCGGAACGCACGGGAACATTACACGGAGGCACAGCTCGCTCACCTGGCACCGGCCGAACCGGACACCGCCGTCCTCGACGCCGAGTTCGCCGGCGAGTCGACCCGTCCGATCGTCGCCGAAGCGGACGGGACGATCGTCGGCTGGGGAAGCGTCCACCTCGACGAGAACGTCCTGGCGGCGACGTTCGTCGATCCCGACTACGCCGGACGGGGGATCGGACGGGCGATCGTTGACGAACTCGAAGCGATCGCCCGCCGGGAGGGCGTAGAGCGGCTTCGCGTTCCCGCGTCGCTGAACGCCGTCGGCTTCTACGAAGCCCTCGGGTTCGAGCGGCGCCGGGAAATCGACGCGAGCGGTCCCGACGCCCCCGAGATTCCGGCCATCGAACTGACGAAGGAGCTGTAG
- a CDS encoding DUF7111 family protein encodes MTEDDDVTARYDETGGERVLTFERDGRRAVLAQNGEGYAMVAVRRAPEGEELERYYGFDMALDHAAELLGVRVADLPVPEAAADMGM; translated from the coding sequence ATGACCGAAGACGACGACGTCACCGCCCGCTACGACGAGACGGGCGGCGAGCGCGTCCTGACGTTCGAACGCGACGGGCGGCGGGCCGTCCTCGCCCAGAACGGCGAGGGGTACGCGATGGTGGCGGTGCGCCGCGCCCCCGAGGGCGAGGAACTGGAGCGGTACTACGGGTTCGACATGGCGCTCGACCACGCGGCGGAACTACTGGGGGTTCGGGTCGCGGACCTGCCGGTCCCCGAGGCGGCGGCCGACATGGGGATGTGA
- a CDS encoding acyl-CoA dehydrogenase family protein: protein MDFSLSAEQSQMRDMVADFVDEEVVPVADDIDEADEFPADLVAEMADLGLMGMPFDEEYGGAGLDYHAYAACLAEISRGSGGLGTVVAAHTSLAGGMLDAFASPEAKARFLTPLNEGTDVGAFALSEAGAGSDVPAMETAAVRDGDEYVIDGEKLWISNGSVADTVILFAKTDPDAGRKGISSFVVRPDEDEGFHVEGTEHKLGDKGCPTAELRFDGLRIPADRRIGEEGEGFVQALKTLNAGRITIAARGVGIAQAALDEAVAYANEREQFGQPIGDFQAIGHKLADMDTKLQAARLLMHRAADRKMRGERFVKEAAQAKLYASEVSREVANEAIQIHGGYGYTKDFPVERFYRDAKLNEIYEGTSEVLRNTIADELR, encoded by the coding sequence ATGGATTTCAGCCTCAGCGCCGAGCAGTCACAGATGCGGGACATGGTGGCCGACTTCGTCGACGAGGAGGTCGTCCCCGTCGCGGACGACATCGACGAGGCCGACGAGTTCCCGGCCGACCTCGTCGCGGAGATGGCCGACCTCGGCCTCATGGGGATGCCCTTCGACGAGGAGTACGGTGGGGCGGGGCTCGACTACCACGCGTACGCCGCCTGTCTCGCGGAGATCAGCCGCGGGAGCGGCGGCCTCGGCACCGTCGTCGCGGCCCACACCAGCCTCGCCGGCGGGATGCTCGACGCCTTCGCGTCACCCGAGGCGAAAGCGCGGTTCCTGACGCCGCTGAACGAGGGGACCGACGTCGGCGCCTTCGCGCTCTCGGAGGCGGGCGCCGGGAGCGACGTGCCCGCGATGGAGACCGCCGCCGTCCGCGACGGCGACGAGTACGTGATCGACGGCGAGAAACTCTGGATCTCGAACGGGTCGGTCGCCGACACGGTGATCCTCTTCGCGAAGACCGACCCGGATGCGGGCCGGAAGGGCATCTCCTCGTTCGTCGTCCGCCCCGACGAGGACGAGGGCTTTCACGTCGAGGGCACCGAACACAAACTCGGCGACAAGGGCTGCCCGACGGCGGAACTCCGCTTCGACGGCCTCCGGATCCCGGCCGACCGACGGATCGGCGAGGAGGGCGAGGGGTTCGTGCAGGCGCTGAAGACGCTCAACGCCGGCCGTATCACCATCGCCGCCCGCGGCGTCGGCATCGCGCAGGCGGCGCTCGACGAGGCCGTCGCGTACGCGAACGAGCGCGAGCAGTTCGGCCAGCCCATCGGCGACTTCCAGGCGATCGGCCACAAACTCGCGGACATGGACACGAAGCTCCAGGCGGCGCGCCTGCTGATGCACCGCGCGGCCGATCGGAAGATGCGCGGCGAGCGGTTCGTCAAGGAGGCCGCACAGGCCAAACTCTACGCGAGCGAGGTGAGCCGCGAGGTGGCCAACGAGGCCATCCAGATCCACGGCGGCTACGGCTACACGAAGGACTTCCCGGTCGAGCGGTTCTACCGCGACGCCAAACTCAACGAGATCTACGAGGGAACCAGCGAGGTGCTCCGCAACACCATCGCCGACGAACTGCGGTGA
- a CDS encoding DUF7525 family protein — translation MAHDVAATDRGVGFGVLFSILALVGALAMLAAPGRLTKAGGFALAVGAALLAVVSVQAYA, via the coding sequence ATGGCACACGACGTCGCCGCGACGGACAGAGGGGTCGGGTTCGGCGTGCTGTTTTCCATCCTCGCGCTCGTCGGCGCGCTGGCGATGCTCGCCGCGCCCGGACGACTGACCAAGGCCGGCGGCTTCGCTCTCGCCGTCGGCGCAGCCCTGCTGGCGGTCGTGTCGGTGCAGGCCTACGCCTGA
- a CDS encoding DUF7123 family protein → MTSLTEEERRILAYLHDSVSRGERYFRAKNIADAIGLTAKQVGSRLPRLAEKSEDVEIEKWGRARSTTWRVTQG, encoded by the coding sequence ATGACCTCCCTGACCGAAGAGGAACGGCGAATCCTCGCGTACCTCCACGACAGCGTTTCCCGGGGTGAGCGCTACTTCCGCGCGAAGAACATCGCCGACGCAATCGGGCTGACGGCCAAACAGGTCGGCTCCCGGCTCCCGCGTCTGGCCGAGAAGTCCGAGGACGTCGAGATCGAGAAGTGGGGACGCGCCCGGTCGACGACCTGGCGCGTCACGCAGGGGTGA
- a CDS encoding SRPBCC family protein, producing the protein MTVRVRRAFEFEAPAERVWNFIADPGKRAAAISVVRDYEVDGNRATWEIDLDLPLVDRTATVETEDVERDEPRYVKFVGRSSVMRVTGEHRIEETAAGVRLHNEFVVDGRLPGVERFFKSRLDAELDNLEAALRRDLELPA; encoded by the coding sequence ATGACCGTGCGTGTCCGTCGGGCGTTCGAGTTCGAGGCACCGGCCGAACGGGTCTGGAACTTCATCGCCGACCCCGGCAAGCGGGCCGCCGCGATCAGCGTCGTCCGCGACTACGAGGTCGACGGCAACCGCGCCACCTGGGAGATCGACCTCGACCTGCCGCTCGTCGACCGCACCGCGACGGTCGAGACCGAGGACGTTGAGCGTGACGAACCCCGGTACGTGAAGTTCGTCGGCCGGTCGAGCGTCATGCGGGTCACCGGCGAACACCGCATCGAGGAGACGGCGGCGGGCGTGCGTCTCCACAACGAGTTCGTCGTCGACGGCCGCCTCCCGGGCGTCGAGCGCTTCTTCAAGAGTCGTCTCGACGCGGAACTCGACAACCTCGAAGCCGCCCTCCGGCGGGACCTGGAACTGCCCGCATGA
- a CDS encoding carbon-nitrogen family hydrolase produces MKLALAQLDQTAGDVDENVDRAERAVADAADRGADLVVLPELFTVGFFAFDAYARTAEGIDGPTFSRLADLAADHGVGLLAGSHVEDLAESAAAGADTPASEGLANTAVFYDRDGDRRAVYRKHHLFGYESAEARLLTPGETLATVEFEGFTVGVSVCYDLRFPEFYRRLADRGATLVCVPSAWPYPRVEHWQTLSRARAIENLTYVAAANGAATFEDATLLGRSTVYDPWGTTLASAGDESTLVVTDLDPDRIDAVREEFPALRDRRE; encoded by the coding sequence ATGAAACTCGCGCTCGCCCAACTCGACCAGACGGCGGGCGACGTCGACGAGAACGTCGACCGGGCGGAACGGGCTGTCGCCGACGCCGCCGACCGCGGCGCCGACCTCGTCGTCCTCCCGGAACTGTTCACCGTCGGCTTCTTCGCCTTCGACGCCTACGCACGGACGGCGGAGGGGATCGACGGCCCGACGTTCTCCCGTCTCGCCGACCTCGCGGCCGACCACGGCGTCGGCTTGCTGGCGGGGAGTCACGTCGAGGACCTCGCGGAGAGCGCCGCCGCCGGGGCCGACACCCCCGCGAGCGAGGGCCTCGCCAACACCGCCGTCTTCTACGACCGCGACGGTGACCGTCGCGCCGTCTACCGCAAACACCACCTCTTCGGCTACGAGTCCGCCGAGGCTCGACTGCTCACGCCGGGCGAGACGCTCGCGACCGTCGAGTTCGAGGGGTTCACCGTCGGCGTGTCCGTCTGTTACGACCTCCGGTTCCCGGAGTTCTATCGCCGACTCGCGGACCGCGGGGCGACGCTCGTCTGCGTGCCGAGCGCGTGGCCCTACCCCCGCGTCGAACACTGGCAGACCCTCTCGCGGGCGCGCGCGATCGAGAACCTCACCTACGTCGCGGCCGCGAACGGCGCCGCGACGTTCGAGGACGCCACCCTCCTCGGTCGCTCCACCGTCTACGACCCCTGGGGGACGACGCTCGCGAGTGCCGGCGACGAGTCCACCCTCGTCGTCACGGATCTGGACCCCGACCGGATCGACGCGGTCCGGGAGGAGTTCCCGGCGCTGCGCGACCGGCGCGAGTGA
- a CDS encoding RIO1 family regulatory kinase/ATPase, which produces MEVRRFLRGRIDDDRLDRVIAEVAERYGREDPSVRCLDADNWLSTPVVLDEDLFLKVISKQNSLVHALITTGRNLGVFSTGTEGFFEHFGTPYGMAEHELEATERMRDIGLNAPEPLEALEIDGLGVVVLEYLPEFRPLDELDREAELELAPELFAALRRLHDHGLAHGDLRAENVLILDGDLYFIDATNVGTGGEDDARSYDMACGMAALEPLIGAAATVDAAATAYTTEELLAALDFLDFVNIRPDHDCDAAALKGEIEKRAA; this is translated from the coding sequence ATGGAAGTCAGGCGGTTCCTGCGCGGTCGGATCGACGACGACCGACTCGATCGGGTGATCGCGGAGGTCGCGGAGCGATACGGCCGCGAGGATCCGTCGGTCAGGTGTCTCGACGCCGACAACTGGCTGTCGACGCCGGTCGTCCTCGACGAGGACCTCTTCCTGAAGGTGATCTCCAAACAGAACTCGCTGGTCCACGCGCTCATCACCACCGGCCGGAACCTGGGCGTCTTCTCGACGGGCACCGAGGGCTTCTTCGAGCACTTCGGCACGCCGTACGGGATGGCCGAACACGAACTGGAGGCGACCGAGCGGATGCGCGACATCGGGCTGAACGCGCCAGAACCGCTCGAAGCGCTGGAAATCGACGGACTCGGGGTGGTCGTCCTCGAATATCTCCCCGAGTTCCGACCGCTCGACGAACTCGACCGCGAGGCGGAACTGGAGCTCGCACCCGAGCTGTTCGCCGCCCTTCGGCGGCTGCACGACCACGGGCTCGCCCACGGCGACCTCCGGGCGGAGAACGTCCTCATCCTCGACGGCGACCTCTACTTCATCGACGCGACGAACGTCGGGACCGGCGGCGAGGACGACGCCCGCTCCTACGACATGGCGTGTGGGATGGCGGCGCTCGAACCCCTCATCGGGGCGGCGGCGACGGTCGACGCCGCCGCGACGGCCTACACGACGGAGGAGCTGCTGGCCGCGCTCGACTTCCTCGATTTCGTCAACATCCGCCCGGATCACGACTGCGACGCCGCGGCGCTCAAGGGCGAAATCGAGAAGCGGGCCGCGTGA